Proteins found in one Puniceicoccaceae bacterium genomic segment:
- the tuf gene encoding elongation factor Tu produces MAKETFQRTKPHINVGTIGHIDHGKTTLTAGILAVQSSKGLAEAKKYADIAKGGTVRDASKIVTIAVSHVEYESETRHYAHVDCPGHADFVKNMITGAAQMDGAILVVGADDGPMPQTREHILLAKQVGVPNIVVFLNKVDLLDDEELLELVEMEIRDLLSKYEFDGDNITIVRGSALAALNLEDRGKQDIQNLMDAIDKDIPEPERATDKPFMMSVEDVFTITGRGTVATGRIERGVVKVGEEVEIVGMGDTRKTTCTGVEMFRKLLDQGQAGDNVGLLLRGVEKKDIQRGHVIAKPGSIKPHTKATAQIYVLTKDEGGRHTPFFKGYRPQFFFGTADVTGICELPEGVEMVMPGDNLKIVIDLQKKIAMEKGQRFAIREGGRTIGAGQITEVIA; encoded by the coding sequence ATGGCTAAGGAAACATTCCAAAGAACTAAACCACACATCAACGTTGGAACGATCGGACACATCGACCACGGTAAAACTACGCTGACGGCAGGTATTCTGGCGGTGCAATCCTCCAAGGGGTTGGCAGAAGCCAAGAAGTATGCCGACATTGCCAAGGGTGGAACTGTGCGTGACGCGTCCAAGATCGTGACGATTGCTGTTTCCCACGTGGAATACGAATCTGAAACCCGTCACTATGCCCACGTTGACTGTCCGGGTCACGCTGACTTCGTGAAGAACATGATCACGGGAGCAGCACAGATGGATGGTGCCATTCTGGTGGTTGGTGCGGACGATGGTCCGATGCCTCAGACCCGCGAGCACATTCTTCTGGCAAAGCAGGTGGGTGTTCCCAACATCGTGGTATTCTTGAACAAGGTTGACTTGCTCGATGACGAGGAACTTCTTGAGCTGGTTGAAATGGAGATTCGTGACTTGCTCAGCAAGTATGAGTTCGACGGTGACAACATCACAATCGTTCGGGGTTCGGCACTGGCTGCGCTCAATCTTGAGGATCGCGGCAAGCAGGACATTCAGAACCTCATGGATGCGATCGACAAGGACATCCCTGAGCCTGAGCGTGCCACGGATAAGCCCTTCATGATGTCGGTGGAAGACGTGTTCACGATCACAGGTCGTGGAACGGTTGCGACTGGTCGTATTGAGCGTGGTGTGGTCAAGGTTGGTGAAGAAGTGGAAATCGTCGGAATGGGCGATACCCGCAAGACCACCTGCACTGGTGTGGAAATGTTCCGCAAGCTGCTCGACCAAGGTCAGGCCGGTGACAATGTTGGACTGCTGTTGCGCGGTGTTGAAAAGAAGGATATCCAGCGCGGTCACGTGATTGCAAAGCCGGGTTCCATCAAGCCTCACACCAAGGCCACTGCACAGATTTACGTTCTGACCAAGGATGAAGGTGGACGTCACACTCCGTTCTTCAAGGGATACCGTCCCCAGTTCTTCTTCGGAACAGCTGACGTTACCGGAATCTGCGAACTTCCCGAAGGCGTGGAAATGGTAATGCCGGGCGACAACTTGAAGATTGTGATCGATCTGCAAAAGAAGATCGCAATGGAAAAGGGTCAGCGCTTTGCGATCCGTGAAGGGGGTCGCACGATCGGTGCGGGTCAGATCACGGAAGTCATTGCCTGA
- the rplK gene encoding 50S ribosomal protein L11, producing MAKKVVGQIRLQLPAGAANPAPPVGPALGAQGVNIMAFCKDFNARTKDQAGLILPVVISVYADRSFSFILKSPPAAVLLKKAAGIAKGSPIPNRDKVGKVTRKQIAEIVETKKKDLNASDPEQAMKIIMGTARSMGLEVID from the coding sequence ATGGCAAAAAAAGTTGTAGGACAAATTCGGCTCCAGCTACCCGCTGGTGCCGCAAATCCGGCACCACCGGTTGGACCGGCACTAGGTGCGCAGGGAGTCAATATCATGGCTTTCTGTAAGGATTTTAACGCAAGAACGAAGGACCAGGCAGGCTTGATTCTACCGGTCGTGATCAGCGTATACGCTGACCGATCTTTCAGTTTCATCCTGAAGTCACCTCCGGCTGCAGTGCTGCTGAAAAAGGCAGCCGGCATTGCAAAGGGGTCTCCGATTCCCAACCGGGATAAAGTCGGAAAGGTAACCCGTAAACAGATCGCAGAGATTGTTGAGACCAAGAAAAAGGATCTCAATGCATCCGATCCCGAACAGGCCATGAAAATCATCATGGGAACGGCCCGCAGCATGGGCCTCGAAGTGATCGACTAA
- the secE gene encoding preprotein translocase subunit SecE, whose product MLKKIGSFFRGIRHFYGEMMTELKKSAWPTWKELKDYTIVVLIAVVILGTFITVADFSLNQWAEFFTGLVR is encoded by the coding sequence ATGCTTAAAAAAATCGGAAGTTTCTTCAGGGGGATCCGGCATTTCTATGGTGAAATGATGACGGAGCTCAAAAAGTCCGCTTGGCCTACCTGGAAAGAACTCAAAGACTACACCATCGTCGTGTTGATCGCTGTAGTTATTTTAGGAACCTTTATTACGGTTGCCGACTTTTCGTTGAATCAATGGGCTGAGTTTTTCACTGGCCTGGTGCGTTGA
- the nusG gene encoding transcription termination/antitermination protein NusG produces the protein MNASLKNGPAWYAVQTLSNQEAKAKTYLDKFIEIEEMGDYVFDVLMPTEVVSEVKNGKKTQRVRRFYPGYIFVHMKLYDDEGKLNQKAWYFVRDAQGVINFVGGENPVPLKTEEIDRILKQVEDSQGKEKPKVEFEVGEEVKIVDGPFVDLTGKVDEMDPEHGKLKVSVSIFGRFTPVELEYWQVEKLEE, from the coding sequence ATGAACGCATCATTAAAGAACGGACCAGCTTGGTATGCTGTGCAGACGCTTTCCAATCAGGAAGCGAAGGCCAAAACCTATCTGGACAAGTTTATCGAAATCGAGGAGATGGGTGACTATGTGTTCGATGTACTCATGCCCACGGAAGTGGTAAGTGAGGTAAAAAACGGTAAGAAAACCCAACGTGTCCGCCGGTTCTACCCAGGTTACATCTTTGTACACATGAAGTTGTATGATGATGAAGGGAAGTTGAACCAGAAGGCATGGTACTTTGTGCGCGACGCCCAGGGAGTGATCAATTTTGTCGGAGGTGAAAACCCCGTTCCGCTTAAGACGGAAGAGATTGATCGCATCCTCAAGCAAGTCGAGGACTCACAAGGCAAAGAAAAGCCCAAGGTCGAGTTTGAAGTGGGCGAAGAAGTAAAAATTGTCGACGGACCCTTTGTCGATCTCACCGGAAAGGTGGACGAAATGGATCCGGAGCATGGCAAACTGAAGGTTTCAGTTTCCATATTTGGGCGTTTCACTCCAGTAGAACTCGAGTACTGGCAAGTTGAAAAGCTAGAGGAATAA
- the fabZ gene encoding 3-hydroxyacyl-ACP dehydratase FabZ, giving the protein MTDISANSSEKTLPVLDIQAVMRKLPHRYPFLLVDRVIEMGETTITAIKNVTINEPYFNGHFPGKPVMPGVLQVESMAQAAGILMLHIIGAEGKLALFMSCDKVKFRKMVVPGDQLIIRAELLKNRGGRMGIASATCSVDGVTVSSAELTFALVDDL; this is encoded by the coding sequence GTGACCGATATTTCTGCAAACTCATCGGAGAAAACCCTTCCCGTTCTGGACATTCAGGCAGTGATGCGAAAGCTGCCGCACCGTTATCCTTTTCTGCTTGTTGATCGTGTGATCGAAATGGGTGAAACCACGATTACCGCGATTAAGAATGTGACGATCAACGAACCCTATTTTAATGGACACTTTCCGGGGAAACCCGTGATGCCAGGTGTTCTGCAGGTGGAATCCATGGCCCAGGCAGCCGGTATTCTCATGTTGCATATCATTGGAGCGGAGGGGAAACTCGCACTCTTCATGAGTTGTGACAAAGTGAAGTTTCGCAAAATGGTCGTTCCTGGCGATCAGCTGATCATCCGGGCAGAGCTGCTCAAAAATCGTGGAGGAAGAATGGGCATCGCATCAGCCACATGCAGTGTGGATGGGGTGACAGTGTCCTCTGCGGAGTTAACGTTTGCGTTGGTTGATGACCTTTGA